A single Agrococcus sp. ARC_14 DNA region contains:
- a CDS encoding alpha-ketoacid dehydrogenase subunit beta, giving the protein MSTTMPIAKALNSALREAMRADEKVLLMGEDIGPLGGVFRVTDGLHAEFGGDRVLDTPLAESGIIGTAIGLAMRGYRPVIEIQFDGFVYPGFDQIVSQLAKMTARHRGAVRMPVVIRIPYGGHIGAVEHHQESPEAYFAHTAGLRVVSPSTANDAHWMLRQAIESDDPVVFLEPKSKYWSKGEVLDAPATELHASVIAHPGTDVTLIGHGAMVHVLLQAAQIAEREGTSCEVVDLRSLSPIDWAPLVESARRTGRVVVAQEAPGHVSVGSEIAATIAERAFYSLEAPVLRVSGFDTPFPPAQLEDIYLPDADRVLDAVDRAMAY; this is encoded by the coding sequence ATGAGCACGACCATGCCGATCGCCAAGGCGCTGAACTCGGCGCTCCGCGAGGCCATGCGCGCCGACGAGAAGGTGCTGCTGATGGGCGAGGACATCGGCCCGCTCGGCGGCGTCTTCCGCGTCACCGATGGCCTGCACGCCGAGTTCGGCGGCGACCGCGTGCTCGATACCCCGCTGGCGGAGTCGGGCATCATCGGCACCGCGATCGGCCTCGCGATGCGCGGCTATCGTCCGGTGATCGAGATCCAGTTCGACGGCTTCGTCTATCCCGGGTTCGACCAGATCGTCTCGCAGCTCGCGAAGATGACCGCCCGGCACCGCGGCGCCGTGCGCATGCCGGTCGTCATCCGCATCCCCTACGGCGGCCACATCGGCGCGGTCGAGCACCACCAGGAGAGCCCGGAGGCGTACTTCGCGCACACCGCCGGCCTGCGGGTGGTGAGCCCTTCGACCGCCAACGACGCGCACTGGATGCTGCGGCAGGCGATCGAGAGCGACGACCCGGTGGTCTTCCTGGAGCCGAAGTCGAAGTACTGGTCGAAGGGCGAGGTGCTCGACGCGCCCGCGACCGAGCTGCATGCATCCGTCATCGCGCATCCCGGCACCGACGTGACCCTCATCGGTCACGGCGCCATGGTGCACGTGCTGCTGCAGGCGGCGCAGATCGCCGAGCGCGAGGGCACCTCGTGCGAGGTCGTCGACCTCCGCTCGCTCTCGCCCATCGACTGGGCGCCGCTGGTCGAGTCGGCCCGGCGCACGGGCCGCGTCGTCGTCGCGCAGGAGGCGCCGGGGCACGTCTCGGTCGGCTCCGAGATCGCGGCGACGATCGCGGAGCGCGCCTTCTACTCGCTCGAGGCGCCGGTGCTGCGGGTGTCGGGCTTCGACACCCCCTTCCCGCCCGCGCAGCTGGAAGACATCTACCTGCCTGACGCCGATCGCGTGCTCGATGCGGTCGATCGCGCCATGGCCTACTGA
- a CDS encoding histidinol-phosphate transaminase produces MTVRLRPEIAAVPPYQQGRPAPQGGYKLSSNENPFPPLPAVVEAVKREAERVNRYPRPGAPDLRAALAAELSVDVERVLIGDGSASLLQQLIHAVAGPGDEVIYAWRSFDAYPLFVRMGGATPIEVPVDADHAHDLDAMADAITERTRAVIVCSPNNPTGTIVDREALDAFIARVPADVLIMLDEAYIEFVREQTVDGIALQRAHDNLVVLRTFSKAHGLAGLRVGYAVGDPAVLRGADMAGVPLSQTALASAAAIAALEHVGETFARIEALADQRDALWQRLVDAGVAVPRPYGNFFWIPSSPGQEDAIHDILDANRIVAKVFTDGTRISVGEPAADEHILAAATAIQALQ; encoded by the coding sequence GTGACTGTGCGACTTCGACCCGAGATCGCGGCGGTACCGCCCTACCAGCAGGGGCGGCCCGCGCCGCAGGGGGGCTACAAGCTCTCCAGCAACGAGAACCCCTTCCCGCCGCTGCCGGCGGTGGTGGAGGCCGTCAAGCGGGAGGCGGAGCGCGTCAACCGCTATCCGCGGCCCGGTGCCCCAGACCTGCGCGCGGCGCTCGCCGCGGAGCTCAGCGTCGACGTCGAGCGCGTCCTCATCGGCGATGGCTCGGCCTCGCTGCTGCAGCAGCTCATCCACGCCGTGGCGGGTCCCGGCGACGAGGTGATCTATGCGTGGCGCTCGTTCGACGCTTACCCGCTGTTCGTGCGGATGGGTGGCGCGACGCCGATCGAGGTGCCGGTGGATGCTGACCACGCGCACGACCTCGACGCGATGGCCGACGCCATCACCGAGCGCACCCGCGCCGTCATCGTCTGCAGCCCGAACAACCCCACGGGCACGATCGTCGATCGCGAAGCGCTGGATGCGTTCATCGCCCGTGTCCCCGCCGACGTGCTGATCATGCTCGATGAGGCATACATCGAGTTCGTGCGCGAGCAGACCGTCGACGGCATCGCGCTGCAGCGGGCGCACGACAACCTCGTCGTGCTGCGCACATTCTCCAAGGCGCATGGACTCGCAGGCCTGCGCGTCGGCTACGCGGTGGGCGATCCGGCCGTGCTCCGAGGCGCCGACATGGCGGGGGTGCCGCTGTCGCAGACGGCGCTGGCCTCGGCGGCCGCGATCGCGGCGCTCGAGCACGTCGGCGAGACCTTCGCCCGCATCGAGGCGCTCGCCGATCAGCGCGACGCCCTCTGGCAGCGCCTCGTCGACGCAGGGGTCGCCGTGCCGAGGCCCTACGGCAACTTCTTCTGGATCCCGTCGAGCCCCGGGCAGGAGGACGCGATCCACGACATCCTCGACGCCAACCGCATCGTGGCGAAGGTGTTCACGGATGGCACGCGCATCTCGGTGGGCGAACCCGCGGCGGACGAGCACATCCTCGCCGCGGCCACGGCGATCCAGGCGCTGCAGTGA
- a CDS encoding Fur family transcriptional regulator: MTERDTELLREHGLRVTQGRLAVLDQLERLPHADAESVHRALVAAGNDTSVQSVHNVLGDLAAAGLVRRFEPERSAARYERRIDDNHHHAVCARCGKVEDVDCVVGEAPCLHADAPPGFTVRTAEVTFVGICADCAQTAT; this comes from the coding sequence ATGACCGAGCGCGACACCGAGCTGCTGCGCGAGCACGGGCTGCGTGTGACGCAGGGCCGCCTCGCGGTGCTCGACCAGCTCGAACGACTGCCGCACGCCGACGCCGAGAGCGTGCACCGCGCGCTCGTCGCGGCCGGCAACGACACGAGCGTGCAGTCGGTCCACAACGTGCTCGGCGACCTCGCGGCCGCCGGCCTCGTGCGCCGGTTCGAGCCCGAGCGCTCTGCTGCGCGCTACGAGCGGCGCATCGACGACAACCACCACCACGCGGTCTGCGCGCGCTGCGGCAAGGTCGAGGATGTCGACTGCGTCGTGGGCGAGGCCCCCTGCCTGCACGCCGATGCCCCTCCGGGCTTCACGGTGCGGACGGCAGAGGTCACCTTCGTCGGCATCTGCGCCGACTGCGCACAGACCGCCACCTGA
- a CDS encoding thiamine pyrophosphate-dependent enzyme, translating to MTAAAVTDPAAATEPIRLLDADGRLVETDANAEWRELAAQLSTEDRLAMHGEMVRTRHFDIEAGHLQRQGKLGLWVPSLGQEGAQVGAAWAARDQDTIFPSYREHLLALHRGVTMNQIIDIFRGARHGGWNPLETHGMRIYSLVIATHALHSTGYAMGITLDGKAGTGDASIDEAVMAFYGDGAASQGDASEGLVFAASYEAPIVFFVQNNKWAISVPSTRQSRFPLHERARGFGVDAAWIDGNDPLASFAVTRRMLDAARQGSPGYIEADTYRMGAHTTSDDPTRYRSSDEEESWRRRDPIARLAAHLRERGVDDAALAQQAQEAADLASDMRRTTLAADTAASDDIFDFVYSEPHPLMTEQKRALADFEAGFGGDA from the coding sequence GTGACGGCAGCGGCCGTGACCGACCCCGCAGCGGCGACCGAGCCCATCCGGCTGCTCGACGCCGACGGCCGGCTGGTCGAGACCGACGCCAACGCCGAGTGGCGTGAGCTCGCGGCGCAGCTGAGCACCGAGGATCGCCTGGCGATGCACGGTGAGATGGTGCGCACGCGCCACTTCGACATCGAGGCGGGCCACCTGCAGCGGCAGGGCAAGCTGGGGCTGTGGGTGCCGTCGCTCGGTCAGGAGGGCGCGCAGGTGGGGGCCGCGTGGGCCGCGCGCGATCAGGACACGATCTTCCCCTCCTACCGCGAGCACCTGCTGGCGCTGCACCGCGGCGTCACGATGAACCAGATCATCGACATCTTCCGCGGCGCCCGACACGGCGGCTGGAATCCGCTCGAGACCCACGGCATGCGCATCTACTCGCTCGTGATCGCCACGCACGCGCTGCACTCGACCGGCTACGCCATGGGCATCACCCTCGACGGCAAGGCCGGCACGGGAGACGCGAGCATCGACGAGGCCGTGATGGCCTTCTACGGCGATGGCGCGGCGAGCCAGGGCGACGCGAGCGAGGGCCTCGTCTTCGCGGCGAGCTATGAGGCGCCCATCGTCTTCTTCGTGCAGAACAACAAGTGGGCGATCTCAGTGCCGTCGACGCGGCAGAGCCGCTTCCCGCTGCACGAGCGCGCTCGCGGCTTCGGCGTCGACGCGGCCTGGATCGACGGCAACGACCCGCTCGCGAGCTTCGCGGTGACGAGGCGGATGCTCGACGCGGCCAGGCAGGGATCCCCGGGCTACATCGAAGCCGACACCTACCGCATGGGCGCGCACACCACGAGCGACGACCCCACCCGCTACCGCTCGAGCGACGAGGAGGAGTCGTGGCGGCGCCGCGACCCCATCGCCCGGCTCGCGGCGCACCTGCGCGAGCGGGGCGTCGACGATGCGGCGCTCGCGCAGCAGGCGCAGGAGGCCGCCGACCTCGCGAGCGACATGCGCCGCACGACGCTCGCTGCCGACACCGCTGCCAGCGACGACATCTTCGACTTCGTCTACAGCGAGCCGCATCCGCTCATGACCGAGCAGAAGCGCGCGCTCGCCGACTTCGAGGCTGGGTTCGGGGGCGACGCATGA
- a CDS encoding low molecular weight protein-tyrosine-phosphatase, whose protein sequence is MTIDREFADATRFRVCFVCTGNICRSPMAATVFEHLAKKHGVAGRLLVASAGISEYHVGETADPRTLAALTDAGYDAVAHRAKQFKAKWLDSFDLVIAFDRGQERALRSLARNDEQHSKIRLLLSFDPDATVQDVPDPYYSEDAFFGTVLHQIETAVGRLFRQIQPAMRP, encoded by the coding sequence GTGACCATCGACCGGGAGTTCGCCGATGCGACGCGCTTCCGCGTCTGCTTCGTCTGCACCGGCAACATCTGCCGATCCCCGATGGCTGCCACCGTGTTCGAGCACCTCGCCAAGAAGCACGGTGTCGCCGGCCGCCTGCTGGTGGCGAGCGCCGGCATCAGCGAGTACCACGTGGGCGAGACCGCCGACCCGCGCACCCTCGCCGCGCTCACCGACGCCGGCTACGACGCCGTCGCGCATCGCGCCAAGCAGTTCAAGGCGAAGTGGCTCGACTCGTTCGACCTCGTGATCGCCTTCGATCGCGGGCAGGAGCGCGCGCTCCGCTCGCTGGCGCGCAACGACGAGCAGCACTCCAAGATCCGCCTGCTGCTCTCGTTCGACCCGGATGCCACCGTCCAGGACGTGCCAGATCCCTACTACTCGGAGGACGCCTTCTTCGGCACCGTCCTGCACCAGATCGAGACCGCCGTCGGCAGGCTGTTCCGCCAGATCCAGCCCGCCATGCGCCCCTGA
- a CDS encoding phage holin family protein: MRFLLRVVFTAIAIWLVTLFIGGIHIVPVGEQWWQVGLTTLGVALVFALVNATIGNLIRVVAFPLYILTLGIVALFVNAFLLMIVHWISEAVGYGLRVDGFWWGMLAAVCIAFLTWLITIVTRPIFGKERPRER; encoded by the coding sequence ATGCGCTTCCTGCTCCGCGTCGTGTTCACCGCCATCGCGATCTGGCTCGTCACGCTCTTCATCGGTGGCATCCACATCGTGCCGGTCGGCGAGCAGTGGTGGCAGGTCGGCCTGACCACGCTCGGCGTCGCGCTCGTGTTCGCGCTGGTGAACGCGACGATCGGCAACCTGATCCGCGTCGTGGCGTTCCCGCTCTACATCCTCACGCTCGGCATCGTCGCGCTGTTCGTCAACGCCTTCCTGCTGATGATCGTGCACTGGATCTCGGAGGCGGTCGGCTACGGCCTGCGGGTCGACGGCTTCTGGTGGGGCATGCTCGCGGCCGTCTGCATCGCCTTCCTCACCTGGCTCATCACGATCGTGACCCGACCGATCTTCGGCAAGGAGCGCCCGCGGGAAAGGTGA
- a CDS encoding GAD-like domain-containing protein, with product MMLDIPDFVPHSPVAVTTIEAYAGLVPEEMVELWERYGYGSFGEGFVRVIDPGAYEARIGNLMGKIIGAGPAVPIMVTALADVIAWEPDRGVTGLLLRKHAAVGLGSRPRTLVRLTAQHGARHLARAFDWAPYPEALERLGVPAYDEAFVPATLRSADREAGAAALALRPALPAVEAMLDRQGPILH from the coding sequence ATGATGCTCGACATCCCCGACTTCGTGCCCCACTCGCCGGTCGCGGTCACGACCATCGAGGCGTATGCCGGACTGGTACCGGAGGAGATGGTGGAGCTGTGGGAGCGGTACGGCTACGGATCCTTCGGCGAGGGCTTCGTGCGCGTCATCGACCCGGGCGCCTACGAGGCGCGCATCGGCAACCTGATGGGCAAGATCATCGGCGCCGGCCCCGCCGTGCCGATCATGGTGACCGCGCTCGCAGACGTGATCGCCTGGGAGCCGGATCGCGGCGTCACCGGGCTGCTGCTGCGCAAGCACGCCGCCGTCGGACTGGGCTCCCGGCCGCGCACGCTCGTGCGGCTGACGGCGCAGCATGGCGCACGGCACCTGGCGCGCGCATTCGACTGGGCGCCCTACCCCGAGGCGCTCGAGCGGCTCGGCGTGCCTGCCTACGACGAGGCGTTCGTGCCGGCAACGCTGCGGTCGGCAGATCGCGAGGCGGGCGCCGCTGCGCTGGCGCTGCGACCCGCGCTGCCCGCAGTCGAGGCGATGCTCGACCGGCAGGGGCCCATCCTGCACTAA
- a CDS encoding dihydrolipoamide acetyltransferase family protein: MQEFRLPDPGEGLTEAEIVTWRVKPGDTVHVNDVLLEVETAKSLVELPSPFEGTVEALLVEEGQTVEVGSPIIRVSGGDADAVETAQDTADTVEKDEDGGAVLVGYGVRGGAETRRRKPSTVRDVPAPTQPVRPASVPAASASPVIAKPPTRKLAKDLGVDLAAVIGSGLAGEVTRDDVVQAAKQASVFRNLETPSWAGGREERIPVKGVRKVIAQGMVDSAFTAPHVSVFTDVDASRTMEFVKRLKASSEFADVKVSPLLIMAKAILWAIRRSPQVNSTFTGDELVVHHYVNLGIAAATPRGLLVPNVKDAQDMSLLELATALQELTATAREGRTQPADMQHGTITITNIGVFGMDSGTPILNAGETGIIALGTIRQKPWVVDGEVRPRWVTTVGGSFDHRAIDGDVISRFVADVASILEEPALLLD, from the coding sequence ATGCAGGAGTTCCGACTGCCCGACCCGGGCGAGGGCCTCACTGAGGCCGAGATCGTCACCTGGCGCGTCAAGCCCGGCGACACGGTGCACGTCAACGACGTGCTGCTGGAGGTCGAGACGGCCAAGTCGCTCGTCGAGCTGCCGAGCCCGTTCGAGGGCACGGTCGAGGCGCTGCTGGTCGAGGAGGGCCAGACCGTCGAGGTCGGCTCGCCGATCATCCGCGTCTCGGGCGGAGATGCGGATGCGGTGGAGACCGCGCAGGACACCGCCGACACCGTCGAGAAGGATGAGGATGGCGGTGCCGTGCTGGTCGGCTACGGCGTGCGCGGGGGTGCGGAGACCCGCCGCCGCAAGCCGAGCACCGTGCGCGATGTGCCGGCACCCACCCAGCCGGTCAGGCCCGCATCGGTGCCCGCGGCATCCGCATCGCCCGTGATCGCGAAGCCCCCGACCCGCAAGCTCGCGAAGGACCTCGGCGTCGACCTCGCCGCCGTGATCGGCTCGGGCCTCGCCGGCGAGGTGACGCGCGACGACGTCGTGCAGGCCGCCAAGCAGGCGAGCGTGTTCCGCAACCTCGAGACGCCCTCGTGGGCGGGCGGCCGCGAGGAGCGGATCCCGGTGAAGGGCGTGCGCAAGGTGATCGCGCAGGGAATGGTCGACTCGGCGTTCACGGCGCCGCACGTGTCGGTCTTCACGGATGTGGATGCATCGCGCACGATGGAGTTCGTCAAGCGGCTGAAGGCCTCGAGCGAGTTCGCCGACGTGAAGGTCTCGCCGCTGCTGATCATGGCGAAGGCGATCCTGTGGGCCATCCGCCGCTCGCCGCAGGTGAACTCGACGTTCACGGGTGACGAGCTCGTCGTGCACCACTACGTCAACCTCGGCATCGCCGCGGCGACGCCGCGCGGCTTGCTGGTGCCCAACGTGAAGGACGCGCAGGACATGTCGCTGCTCGAGCTCGCGACGGCGCTGCAGGAGCTCACCGCGACGGCACGCGAGGGCCGCACGCAGCCGGCCGACATGCAGCACGGCACGATCACGATCACGAACATCGGCGTCTTCGGCATGGACAGCGGCACGCCGATCCTGAACGCGGGAGAGACCGGCATCATCGCGCTCGGCACGATCCGGCAGAAGCCGTGGGTGGTGGATGGCGAGGTGCGCCCGCGCTGGGTGACGACCGTCGGCGGCTCGTTCGACCATCGCGCGATCGATGGCGATGTGATCAGCCGCTTCGTGGCCGATGTGGCGTCGATCCTGGAGGAGCCGGCGCTGCTGCTCGACTGA
- a CDS encoding catalase, which produces MTTPTTNSVGTPIASDEHSQSVGAEGAIALTDHYLVEKLAHFNRERVPERVVHAKGGGAFGSFVTTHDVSQYTRAALFQPGVETEMLARFSTVAGEQGSPDTWRDPRGFALKFYTSEGNYDLVGNNTPVFFIRDGIKFPDFIHSQKRLPGSHLRDNDMQWDFWTLSPESAHQVTWLMGDRGLPKSWRQMDGFGSHTYQWINAAGERFWVKYHFKSNQGNDFLPQAEADELAGSDADHHIRDLFTAIERGDHPSWTLHVQVMPYEDAKTYRFNPFDLTKVWPHADYPLIEVGQMTLNRNPENYFAQIEQAAFSPAHFVPGITGSPDKMLQARIFSYADAHRYRVGVNHAELPVNRSKAEVHSYDKEGQMRHGFRAADQPVYAPNSFGGPAADAAAAGDDAGWVSDGELVRVAHTLHPEDDDFGQPGTLYREVLTDEERARLVANITGHVGGTRVPAIRERAIQYWKNVDAELGARVEAGLTPITEPRTRLAGEPEPAPVGTT; this is translated from the coding sequence ATGACGACACCCACCACGAACAGCGTCGGCACCCCGATCGCGAGCGACGAGCACTCGCAGAGCGTCGGCGCCGAGGGCGCCATCGCGCTGACCGACCACTACCTGGTCGAGAAGCTCGCGCACTTCAACCGCGAGCGCGTGCCGGAGCGCGTCGTGCACGCCAAGGGCGGCGGCGCGTTCGGCTCCTTCGTCACCACGCACGACGTCTCGCAGTACACGCGGGCCGCGCTCTTCCAGCCGGGCGTCGAGACCGAGATGCTCGCGCGCTTCTCGACCGTCGCCGGCGAGCAGGGCAGCCCCGACACCTGGCGCGACCCGCGCGGCTTCGCGCTGAAGTTCTACACCAGCGAGGGCAACTACGACCTGGTGGGCAACAACACGCCCGTGTTCTTCATCCGCGACGGCATCAAGTTCCCCGACTTCATCCACTCGCAGAAGCGCCTCCCGGGCAGCCACCTGCGCGACAACGACATGCAGTGGGATTTCTGGACCCTCTCGCCCGAGTCGGCCCACCAGGTGACCTGGCTGATGGGCGACCGCGGGCTGCCGAAGTCGTGGCGCCAGATGGACGGCTTCGGCTCGCACACCTACCAGTGGATCAACGCCGCGGGCGAGCGCTTCTGGGTGAAGTACCACTTCAAGTCGAACCAGGGCAACGACTTCCTGCCCCAGGCCGAGGCCGACGAGCTCGCGGGCTCGGATGCCGACCACCACATCCGCGACCTCTTCACCGCCATCGAGCGCGGCGACCACCCGAGCTGGACGCTGCACGTGCAGGTGATGCCCTACGAGGATGCGAAGACCTACCGCTTCAACCCCTTCGACCTGACGAAGGTGTGGCCGCACGCCGACTACCCGCTCATCGAGGTCGGCCAGATGACGCTGAACCGCAACCCCGAGAACTACTTCGCGCAGATCGAGCAGGCGGCGTTCAGCCCCGCGCACTTCGTGCCCGGCATCACCGGCAGCCCCGACAAGATGCTGCAGGCGCGCATCTTCAGCTACGCCGACGCGCACCGCTACCGCGTGGGCGTCAACCACGCAGAGCTGCCCGTCAACCGCTCGAAGGCCGAGGTGCACTCCTACGACAAGGAGGGCCAGATGCGGCACGGCTTCCGCGCGGCGGACCAGCCGGTCTACGCGCCGAACTCCTTCGGCGGGCCGGCGGCGGATGCGGCTGCGGCCGGTGACGACGCGGGCTGGGTCTCCGACGGCGAGCTCGTGCGTGTCGCGCACACGCTCCACCCCGAGGACGACGACTTCGGCCAGCCAGGCACGCTCTACCGCGAGGTGCTGACGGACGAGGAGCGCGCCCGCCTGGTGGCGAACATCACCGGCCACGTCGGCGGCACGCGCGTGCCCGCGATCCGCGAGCGCGCCATCCAGTACTGGAAGAACGTGGACGCCGAGCTCGGCGCGCGCGTCGAGGCCGGCCTGACGCCCATCACGGAGCCGCGCACGCGCCTCGCCGGAGAGCCCGAGCCCGCGCCCGTCGGCACGACGTGA
- the nadE gene encoding ammonia-dependent NAD(+) synthetase gives MATSSIGTRQSAIIAALGVRPQIDPPAELERRIRFLVDYLGASGAKGFALGISGGQDSTLAGRIAQLAVERVREAGGEATFVAVRLPYGVQRDEADAQLALEFIGADRETVVDIKPGVDALEASVEAAIGEVSDYHKGNVKARARMIAQYAIGGQLGLLVLGTDHAAEAVTGFYTKYGDGGADLLPLSGLTKGQGKELLRLLEAPERLWKKEPTADLLDGTPGQADEAELGLSYEQIDAFLRGEPVDDAVAQEIVAKYDRTEHKRQLPPGPDDAWWR, from the coding sequence ATGGCGACCTCCTCCATCGGCACCCGGCAGTCGGCGATCATCGCCGCCCTCGGCGTGCGCCCCCAGATCGACCCGCCCGCAGAGCTCGAGCGACGCATCCGCTTCCTCGTCGACTACCTGGGTGCCAGCGGCGCCAAGGGCTTCGCGCTCGGCATCTCCGGCGGCCAGGACTCCACGCTCGCCGGGCGCATCGCGCAGCTCGCCGTCGAGCGCGTGCGCGAGGCCGGCGGCGAGGCGACGTTCGTCGCGGTGCGGCTCCCCTACGGCGTGCAGCGGGATGAGGCGGATGCGCAGCTCGCCCTCGAGTTCATCGGCGCGGATCGAGAGACGGTCGTCGACATCAAGCCCGGCGTCGACGCGCTCGAGGCCTCGGTGGAGGCGGCGATCGGCGAGGTGAGCGACTACCACAAGGGCAACGTGAAGGCGCGGGCCCGGATGATCGCGCAGTACGCGATCGGCGGGCAGCTCGGACTGCTCGTGCTCGGCACCGACCACGCGGCGGAGGCGGTCACCGGCTTCTACACGAAGTACGGGGACGGTGGCGCCGACCTGCTGCCGCTCTCGGGGCTTACGAAGGGGCAGGGCAAGGAGCTGCTGCGGCTGCTCGAGGCGCCAGAGCGGCTCTGGAAGAAGGAGCCCACCGCCGACCTGCTGGACGGCACGCCGGGCCAGGCCGATGAGGCGGAGCTCGGGCTCAGCTACGAGCAGATCGACGCCTTCCTGCGCGGGGAGCCCGTCGACGACGCCGTCGCCCAGGAGATCGTCGCCAAGTACGACCGCACCGAGCACAAGCGCCAGCTGCCGCCGGGCCCGGACGACGCCTGGTGGCGCTGA
- the purB gene encoding adenylosuccinate lyase: MPLPIQPLSPLDGRYQRQTSALAEHLSEAGLNRARVHVEVEWLLWVAERGLFGATPVETHDADALRHWAKEFGQEQIDWLAEKEAVTRHDVKAVEYLVRDRLEQLGLERLSEAVHIACTSEDINNLSYALTIRAAVAEVWMPAFRGIIDRLRELALEQRERPMLSLTHGQPATPTTLGKELAVVAWRLERQATRIEAVEVLGKFSGATGTFSAHVVAEPDADWPATASAFVEHLGLTWNPLTTQIESHDWQAELFGAISHAGRILHNLATDVWTYIMLGTFTQIPVAGATGSSTMPHKINPIRFENAEANLEIASALLESLSATLVTSRLQRDLTDSSTQRNIGVALGHSLLALDNLTRGLSEIAVSDASLDAALEDNWEVLAEAIQTVIRAEVLAGSSSIADPYAQLKELTRGQRVGQEQLVAFVDGLDISDAAKERLRRLTPGAYTGVASALVDRLP; encoded by the coding sequence ATGCCCCTGCCCATCCAGCCCCTCTCCCCCCTCGATGGCCGCTACCAGCGGCAGACGTCTGCGCTCGCCGAGCACCTCTCTGAGGCGGGCCTGAACCGCGCGCGGGTGCACGTCGAGGTCGAGTGGCTGCTCTGGGTGGCCGAGCGCGGCCTGTTCGGCGCGACCCCGGTCGAGACGCATGATGCGGATGCGCTGCGGCACTGGGCGAAGGAGTTCGGCCAGGAGCAGATCGACTGGCTCGCCGAGAAGGAGGCCGTCACCCGGCATGACGTGAAGGCCGTCGAGTACCTCGTGCGCGACCGGCTCGAGCAGCTGGGCCTCGAGCGCCTCTCGGAGGCCGTGCACATCGCCTGCACGAGCGAGGACATCAACAACCTCTCCTACGCCCTCACGATCCGGGCAGCGGTCGCCGAGGTCTGGATGCCCGCCTTCCGCGGCATCATCGACCGCCTGCGCGAGCTCGCGCTCGAGCAGCGCGAGCGCCCCATGCTCTCCCTCACGCACGGCCAGCCGGCGACCCCCACGACGCTCGGCAAGGAGCTCGCGGTGGTCGCATGGCGGCTCGAGCGGCAGGCGACGCGCATCGAGGCCGTGGAGGTGCTCGGCAAGTTCTCGGGCGCCACCGGCACCTTCTCGGCCCACGTCGTGGCCGAGCCCGACGCCGACTGGCCGGCCACCGCATCCGCCTTCGTCGAGCACCTGGGCCTCACCTGGAACCCGCTCACCACCCAGATCGAGTCGCACGACTGGCAGGCAGAGCTCTTCGGCGCGATCTCGCACGCCGGCCGCATCCTGCACAACCTGGCGACCGATGTGTGGACGTACATCATGCTCGGCACGTTCACGCAGATCCCGGTCGCAGGCGCCACGGGCTCGTCGACCATGCCGCACAAGATCAACCCGATCCGCTTCGAGAACGCGGAGGCCAACCTCGAGATCGCCTCGGCGCTGCTCGAGTCGCTGTCGGCGACCCTCGTCACCAGCCGCCTGCAGCGCGACCTGACCGACTCGTCGACGCAGCGCAACATCGGCGTCGCACTCGGCCACTCCCTGCTGGCGCTCGACAACCTGACGCGCGGCCTGAGCGAGATCGCGGTCTCGGATGCGTCCCTCGACGCCGCGCTGGAGGACAACTGGGAGGTGCTGGCCGAGGCGATCCAGACGGTGATCCGCGCAGAGGTGCTGGCCGGCAGCTCGTCGATCGCCGACCCCTACGCGCAGCTCAAGGAGCTCACGCGCGGGCAGCGCGTCGGGCAGGAGCAGCTCGTCGCCTTCGTCGACGGACTCGACATCTCGGATGCGGCCAAGGAGCGCCTGCGTCGTCTCACGCCCGGTGCGTACACGGGCGTGGCGAGCGCGCTGGTCGACCGCCTGCCGTAG